The DNA segment ACGTTCATTTTTTTCCAAAAAAAGAGAGAGAGCAAATCTCCCCCTCCTGTATAAAGCCCTGCCGATAGGCGCTACCTTATTCTCGGTGCCTTAGACCGCATCCGATCTGTATTCGTATCTGTTTCTGTTTCTGTTTCTGTATCTGTAACCTTACTCCCTATCGCTTACCTCTTATCCTAGCATGATCTTCTGACCGTTCTTCGCGCTCTCGATCGCCCCAAGCACCATGGCCATGCTGTGGATATTATCACGACTGTCGGTCTCGGCCGCCCGGCCCTCCTTGAGGGCCAGGAACATTTCGTCCAAGCACCCTTCATGGCCCAGTTTGCCATTCCAATTCATAGGCGCTTCAATCCGCACCGTATCACGGATGAACTTCTTCTCCGCATCTGCGTCAGCCGCCACCCCATTCACCAGCACTTCCGCATAAGGCGCATGAATCCCGTCCCAAATGGCTGTTCCCTTCTCGCCCACGATCCGCCAATTCGCCTCCCATGATGTCGGAGCACCTTCCGCGCACCAGGAGCCGCGATAGCTGAATACGGAGCCATCAGACATTTCAAAGATGCAGACAGCGGAAGCATTCCCTTGGTACCATGATCCCGGAGGATTAAATTCATGGCAGTAGACCGACACCGGATCGGCATCTATGATAAACCGGGCTTGGTCGAAGGTATGGATCGCCATATCGAGAATCAGCGGACTCTCCATCACATCACGAAACCCGCCGAAATGCGGTCCAAGAAAAAAGTCTGCATTAATCATACCGACTCTGCCGATTTTACCGGACACAAGCAGTTCCCGGAGTGCACGAATATTCGCATCATATCTGCGGTTCTGCATCACTGACAACGATTGTCCTGTGGCATCCGACACCTCGATAATTTTCCTGGCTTGTTCCATTGTGGCCGCCATCGGCTTCTCGCCAAACACGTGGCAACCCTGCCTCATGGCGGTCGTACTAATCTCATAATGGCTATCCGGAACCGTCACGTCGATCACCAAATCCGCATCTGTATCGGTAATGGCCTGACTAAGCCCCGTATATACACCGCATTCCAGCCCGTATACTTCCCTGATCTTCTCTGCTTGGCTAATATAAACATCAACAAGCCCGACAATAACGACGTCGTTCCGCTTCAGTAGCTCCTTGATCCACACGTTCGACATCCCGCCACAGCCAGCGACCACAAGCCGATGCTGCATAGTCATTCTCCCCACCACCTATAAACCAATGATCCCAAAGTAAAGGAACTGCTCTGTCTACCCTTATACCGGATTCGGCACGAACGCTCCGCCCCGGCACTGCTTCAAGTAATTCAATGCATGTACCTGCCCGGTCATTTCCAACTCATCACGATAGACCGGGTCATGCCAGCCCTCGATATCGATCGTACCTTTATAACCGGCTTGACGTAAAATCGTAATAATATCCGTCCAATTTGTATCGCCGAATCCCGGCGTGCGGTGCCAGACGAATTCCTTCGGACCGTGAATACCGTATTCTTTAACGATATCCCAAGCGATCGTCGCATCCTTGCCATGAACATGAAACACCTTATCGACCCATTTCCGCAGCTGTGGGATCGGATCGATCAGACTAACCATTTGATGGCAGGGCTCCCATTCCAAGCCGAGATTATCGGCTGGAACTTCATTGAACATCCTCTCCCAAGCCTGTGGATTATGAGCAATATTCCAATCTCCCTTCCACCAGGTACCGCCCATATCGCAGTTCTCGAACGCGATTCGAACGCCGCGATCCGCCGCACGCTTGGCGAGCTCCCCAAACACTTCCTTGAACCGAGGCAGCGATTCATCGATCGGACGATCCGTCAAACGGCCGGTAAACCCGCTTACAATATCCGTCCCGAATAAATGCGCGTGATCGATCGCCCGCTCCCAGCTGGCCAATGTATCAGCATTGTCCCCTTCCCCAGTCAGCGGGTTACCGAATACCCCAATACTGGAAATGACCACGCCCTGCTCATCGACCATTTCGCGAACCTGCTTAGCAAGCTCAGCCAAATCAATGCCTCCAGTCGTCTGCCAGAAGGTCAGACTGAAGGACTCAAAGCCATGAGGTAAAATTTGCGGAATAACCCGCACCGCATCCTGCCCGCCAACCAACGTGCCTATACGTAAAAAATGATTGTCGTGTTGCATTTGCCAACCACTCCTATATTGAGTATATTGTGAAGCATAAGCCCATTGTATAATGCATGATGGAATATATCTCTATACAATCTTGTGCTTTTTTGGTTTTATATTGCGGTTAAGGAGCTGCTTGCACATGACACATCCTCAAGAGTTGCGAGAGCATACATATTTTAATGATCCGTCCTATCCCTTTAATCTATTTCGCCTTCGCCAGACACAGCCGCAGAAAGACACTCCTTCATTCTATTTGCATTGGCATGACCATTTCGAAATCCTGCTAATGGTGGAAGGAAGAGCCGTTTTTTATATCGACAGCAAGCCCTATGAAGCGGAGTCCGGCGACATCATCATCGTACCATCGGGGGCATTGCATGCAGGGTACTGCGCTGGCGAAGGTCCGCTGGAATATTATGCCCTTGTGTTTAATGCGGCATTACTCAGTCAGGGGAAAACTCCCGATCCAAAGCATACGCTTTTTATCACACCATACCTGGATGGCGGGCTGCTGTTTCCCATTCAATTAACTCATACCGATGCTTTAAATCTGCAGTATAAGCATATTTTGGAGGAATTGATACAAGAATTCGAAGGCAAACAACCCGGTTATGAGCTTATAATCAAAAGCCAGCTCTACATGCTGCTGACGCTGTTATCCCGCCGTTTCATGCCGGACGAGCAGCAAGGGCGGGCGACTCTGTCCCATAAGCGTAATGCGGATCGCTTTAAGAAGCTGCTGCGGCATATCGATACACATTATGCCGAACCGATTACCGTCTCCGACGCAGCGGCAATGATGAATCTAAACCCATATCACTTCTGTAAAATATTCAAGAAAACGACCGGCTCCACGCTCATTGAATACGTAAACTTTATTCGCATCAACGAGGCAATGAAGCTGCTGAGCAGCAGCGACCTTACGGTAACGGAAATCGCCGGGCAGATCGGCTGCGGCAATCCGAATTATTTTACCAAGCTGTTTAAGCAATATAAGGGCGTCACCCCCTCCCAATGGCGAAGGGAAGCTGCCGGTTTATCTTGATTAGGAACTATAATTCCTGTGAGAGCCGCCAGCTTTAACGATCCCAATAATAAGGGTAAATCCGCTGCTTAATTAACAACCGATTTATTTCTTATAAATTTTCTATGGCCCTGCAAGAAAAAAAGGCAACCTCCCATATTCCATGGGAGCTGCCTTATTCTTTATGCGTCTTGATCAACTCTAAAAACTCTAAAATTATATCCGAAACGGCATCTTCCTCCGACGTGTGAATAAACTTGCTTACCCTGAGAATGTCCCCTTTATAGAGCTCGATTAGCTTCAGTGTGGATTCAACATCATTCTGCCTCGCTTTGTACAGCAGGTTCAGGAACTCATCATCCGGGACAATTCTTTGATCATCTTTCGTTTCCATTTGTTCACCCCTTGCTGACTCATGTTCAACTCACGGGCAACCTCCTGCTCTGTCTTGTCTTGAATATAGATTTTGAAGATAATAGATCTGCCCGTATCCGACGGGAGGGCATTGATCAGCTGTCTTACAACGATTTTGTTATCAGAAGATGAGGCGAAACTGGTTGTGGCAGGTTCCATTCCACCAAACGAACACTCCCGCTTCCGCACGACTTTTGCTCGGTACTGAATCCGCCAGGCGATCCGATAGACTTCTTTCCGGTATTGCTCGTACACGGTTTGTTGTTGTTCCAAAGCTACCTCCCCCTTTCAATATCATCTTCTACCTATAGGGAAAAATGATTATAAACTTCACAACCGAATAATAAGTTTATTTATTGAAATTATAACATTTTTTTCTAGTATGATGGTTGTAAATCCCCCTCTTTATTTTCTCTATATAGTGAAAGGACATTTAAGAGAAAGGAGAGAGCGGTGATGCAGGTTGCTGATATGGTCACACTGATTACAAACGTTGGTTTTCCGGTTACTCTAAGCTTTATTCTGATCAAATATGTGCTGCAAACCATGGGCGAAAAATTGGATAAAATGGACGCCACAATCCATCTCTTAAGCCAGCAGGTAAAAAGTATAGAATCTCGCACGGAAGCTACAAAAACTGCAGATCAAGCTGACGCAAAAACTAAATGAGTCAAACGGTACATGAATCAGAGTTTAACCTACGGATCATCCGCTACACGGGAAGCAATCCCTATCCAGCATCGCTCCAGTTAGGTTGCTTCTTTCCCTTCATCTTGTCTGTAATCTTCCTAATCTGAAAAAATGTCATAGGATACCTGTAAATGGTTGTACCGAAAAAAAGGGCATCTGTTTATACAATTTATGCGCACATGCATCAAATCATTACTCCAGTTTATACTGGTTAAAAGATTAAACGTGTTTTTCCAGTTTTTGTTTCTAAGACTTAACTCCTGAATATCGCACCTGATGACCTCTGAGATTCCAATATCGATTCAAATAATTGTTACAATCCGCACTCCCAAATAACGAGTCAATACAGACAGGCCGCAGATTCCTACGAATCTGCGGCCTGTTTCCGGCTATCTATAACCTTTTCACTTCTGAACCTTTTTTACTACTGAACCATCTGATTGACGAAGGACTGTACAGCTTCACGCACGTTATCCGACTGGGTGACTGCCGAGATGACAGCGACACCGTCCGCGCCTGCTCGAACCACTTCAGCGGCACGCGAGGTCGTAATCCCTCCAATTCCAACGATCGGTAGTTTGATCCCTTGCTCACGCATTTCTTGGATCATCCTGGTGCCCTGCACCGGGCGCGCATCATCCTTGGAGAGGGTCGGATAGATTGGGCCGACGCCAATATAGTCGGCCCCATGAGCTAATGCCGTCCGCGCTTCCTTTACCGTATGCGCGGATACGCCAAGGATTCGGTTGCCAATCCGTTTGCGGACCGCAGCCGCAGATTCATCGTCCTGACCCACATGAACGCCATCCGCCCCGATCCGGGCGGCCAATTCCACGTCATCGTTGACGATGAACGGCACCCCGGCGCGTCGGCACGCCGCTTGCAGCTCCAGTGCAAGCGCAAGCTTGGCCTCCCCGGTCAACGCGCCCGGTCCCTTCTCGCGGAACTGGATCATCGTTGCGCCTCCGCGCAACGCTTCCTCCACAACGCAAAGCGGCTTCTCTCGGCAGTTCACGCTGCCGATGACTAAATACATCCGCAAATATTGGCGCATTTGCTCAGGAGAGATGCTGCCGCTCATTTGCTCTGCTCCCTTCTGCGGCGGTAAGCCCAGTGGTTCGTCGGACCATGCCCCCCGCCCAGCTCCAGGCTATCCTCGATCGCCGCCTGAATATATGCTCGCGCTTCTTGCACCGCCTCCAGCACAGGCAGCCCCTTTGCTAGTCCGGCAGCAATCGCGGCGGAATAGGTACAGCCCGTTCCGTGCGTATGCACGGTTTGAATCCGGCGGTCTGCAAGCTCCGTGAACGAGGCGCCATCATAGAGCAGGTCAACGACCTGATCGACGCCTTCATCATGTCCCCCCTTAACGATGGCCACCGCCGGGCCGTAAGCGCAAATACGTTTAGCAGCCTCGCGCCGATCCTCCATCGAACGGATGCTCATTCCGGCCAATGCCTCGGCCTCCGGGATGTTCGGCGTGACGATGAGCGCCAGCGGAAGCAGTTGCTCTTTCAGGGCCTTCACAGCCTCCGGCAGCAGCAAATCCGCTCCGCCTTTGGCGATCATTACTGGATCGACGACGACGTTGCGCCAGCCATGCTCCCGAATGCGGCCAGCCACCGCCTCAATAATATCGGCACTGAACAGCATCCCCGTCTTTAGCGCGTCGACGCCAAGATCGGTGCCGACCGCATCGATTTGCTCTGCGGTGGCTTCCGGGGGCAGTGGATATACCCCCTGAACCCCCAGCGTATTCTGCACCGTGATCGCTGTAATCGCCGACATACCGAAGACATCCAGCTCCTGGAACGTCTTGAGGTCAGCCTGTATGCCCGCTCCACCACCGCTATCCGAACCAGCAATTGTAAGCGCTCTGGCTATACTCATGTCAACGCCTCCCCTGTGGCGGACACCTCTATTTCACGCACAGCCCCGTGTCCCTTGAGCGAATGTGGATGCAGCTTGGCCAGCTCATCCAGGAAGGCAATCTGGAAGCTGCCAGGGCCGATAGCGGCTGTGCGCTCAGCCGCGCGAGAGGCGGCTGCCCCGTAGAAGGCCAGCCCAGCCGTGCCCGCCAGCAGCAGATCCTTCTCCACCGCAACAAAAGCGCCCAGCACCGATGTCAGCAAGCAGCCAGCCCCCGTCACCTGAGTAAGCAGCGCGTCTCCCCCGCTGATTATCCGGCATCGGCTGCCATCCGTAATGACATCTTCCTTTCCGGTAATGGCGACGACCGCATTCAGCTTGCGGGCTGCCCGCAGTCCAAGCTGGACGTTCTCATTGTCAGCCCCGGCTCCCGCATCAACACCTTTGATCTCACGCACCTCGCCGATGAGATTGGCAATCTCCGCCGCATTCCCCCGCACCAGCGATACCTTCACCTCGCGGAGAATTCGCAGTGCAGACTCTGTGCGGAACTGCGTCGCTCCCACGCCAACCGGGTCCAGCAGCACAGGTACGCCATGCTCGTTCGCAGATAAGCCAGCCATGATCATCGACTCTACATGCGCAGTCGATAAGGTGCCAATATTAAGCACAAGTGCCCCGGCAATTCTGGCCATATCCGCGACTTCTTCCGGAGCGTAGGCCATAACGGGTGACGCGCCCAACGCGTACAGCCCGTTCGCGGTAAAATTGGTAACGACAACATTCGTTATATTATGAATAAGCGGTTTAACTCTTTGCACCTTCGTAATAAGAGCAGTAATATCATGTTCGACCATACTCATTATGAACCTGCCTCACTTTTTATATTAATTATAGAAAAAGAATCGATAAGTCAGATTACAGCGTATATCCCACAGACTGCATCGGAGCTGGCCAATTCTGCACATTATAAGCCATATCCCAGAACATGTATTCTAGCTGACAGCTAAGCAAGTAATGTTCTGTCATCTTGCGGCGCTCAAGCTCAGTCGTGATTTCCGCCCACTTGTCCAGACGCTCGCAGAACTTGGCCGTCGTATTCGTTCGCGTCGCATAGAAATGGATCCACTCATAGAATGGATGAGCTTCAGTCGGCTGTACTTCTTTCATTAGCTTCTCGCCAATCTCCAAGTAAGTCCACGGACACGGCAGCAGCACCGCCATAATTTCCGCTAGACTCCCTTCATGCGCAACGGTCAGCATATGACGGATATAATGATGTGCCCCCGGAGCCAGCGCAAAGCCCTGCATTTCTTCATAAGTAACCCCGGCAACCGCACAGAAGTTATTATGTGGGTGGACTTCACTGTTCAGAATAAAGGAAATTTGCTGGTTGAACATTTCAATCTCAGCCCGATCCGAACTTTTGGATATAGCTATACCATAAATCCGCATAAACGCCGTAAGATACTCATGATCCTGTTTGACATAATGAATTAACTGCTCCTTCTGTAAATCGCCGTTAGCGATTCCTTTTACAAAAGGGTGTTCAAAAATAGCCTGAAAAATACCATCCGCCTTCTGACGGAGCTCCTGCGTAAAGCTCATCGTTCTCCACCTCCGAAAATAATGTGAACATGATCAGGAAGCCATTAGGGATGACCCAGGAAAAAGTATCTGCCAGGCAAGCTTAACTCGTTTGCCAAACAGGAAACAAATACCAAAAAAGCCGCTCCATATATGGAGCGGCTTCATCAACGTCACCTTAACACAGATAACAGAATAAATAAGTGTCAGGCATGGAATCCGACTCCACTTTCCTACGCTAGTACGAACTAGATCAGGTTCAAAGGGTCCAAGATAAGATCTTGTCTCAGCCGCTAACAGCTCCCCTAGTGGACTTCCTATTCATTTTCACTACTAACTGTATCTGTCTTTGCAAGAGTTGTCAAATTATTGATATTTCAATTGCAATCATAAGATTATTTGCCGCAGCATCTTTTATACTTGAACCCGCTGCCGCATGGGCATGGCTCGTTACGGCCAATTTTGGTGACGGACACCTGACTTTTATTCAAGGGGCTTAGCTGACGATGCGCTGCTCTCAACTCCACATTGCCGGCAATTTGACTCATTTCGAATGGAGTATGACCTCTGTGAATCCACTGTCTTGTATGGTTATAGACATCGTTCATGAGAGCGACCACAATGTCCGCTTGCTCCATACTCTGGAACGTTAGCTCTCTTCTCTCAAACTCACGAATCAGGTCTCCCGATGTCGCTTGCATTGTGCAGGCTAGCTGAATATCGTCGATGAGATGGTCGACCATTTCTGCATCACGGGAAATTTCCTTCATTACATACGCCCTCAGCTTCGTCAACTGCGGCGTCATCTCAAAATAATCTTCGTCAGCATATTTTAGCAGTTCTTCCCGCTTCGGAATGAAGAGCGGCTTGTCTTTAATTTGCAGCAGTAGTGCCTTAAGCTCCTCTTGCGATTCCTCCAGGGTTAAATATCCGTCAACGATGTAGCCGCTCTCCAACGTATAAGCCTGTTCTCTGCTCGTTAAGTCTGCGAACATCCTTAAGAACCGCTTTTGATCGAGCTGCTCGCTGTTCTGCGCATTATAAATTTCAATGAACTTCTCCGGCTCAATGGCTCCGTATAAGTGCGTCGTTGCTAATATATACTCATGAACGAGCTCTACACCTGCTCGTTGGTGATGATATTTCTCGTGATCCAGCTTAAAGTAAGCTTCTTTAATCTCATCCGGCATGACGATGTAAAGCTGACCTTCGCTGAAGTAAGTAAATACGAGCCCACGGTTCATTAAATACCAGTAGTGCCCAATTGAAATAAAATTGTTCTGCAGAACAGGTTGACGAAGAAGCGATTCGAACAATTGCCACTCCAGACTACTAGTAATCAGCAGAGCGGATTGCAGATGCTCTACATCGGTCATGTGGGCTGTCAGCGCCTCTATTAGCTCCTGCTTTTTCATCTTGGAACGTCCAGGCAAATTGCAGGCGGAAGCAAGCGAAGACAAACGAACCTTTGTCAGGTCTTGAAGAATGTCATGCAGGCTTGTCGTCACATCCCCAATAATCGCATGCTGGATATTCATTTGTTCAAGCATTTCATTGTAATCTTCCAAGTTCAGTTCTCCTCTTTCAGTTCCTTGTTTCCTTTGTACTCCCTTTGCGTCGGATCAACATAGCACTACCGGATAACGCCCTATTTAGGGCTCAACTATACATATTACCACACAATTGGTGTCTAGAAGAGGGGTTGTCCTTAATTTTCACAAAATAAATACGAGTAAGCATTCACTCCATTACACTCAATGGCAATTTTGTGACATTTCCCAATCTTCAATTCAGCACCTTTTTCTAACTTCTCCGTTCGGATTATATTTACTAAAGGTAATTTATAGAAGGCAAGCACTCACCTTCCAATTTATGGACTTGAACGTTATGCAACCATTCGGTATCGTCAATTTATCAAACCTTGCTTCTAGCAGCGTATAACATTCTAAGAAAAAAAGAGGTGATTCAAACTTGGATAGAGACAAAAAGATTATTGAACTGGAGGAAGAGTTACGCAAGCTAACCCAAAAACTGCATGAACTAAAAAGTGACAATGAACTCTCTACAAAATCTTCAGATCCAGAATCAGAATCATCTGAGATGAGAAAGGCTCAACATTCTGCCCAAGCTCGCATGCAAGATGTGCAGCAACAGGGGCAGCCGCAGGGGCAGGCGTCCGACCCACCAAATTTGATCTCCCAAGACGGGCAGCACAATCAGCAACAACAGGCTAATCCATATCAAGGGATACATAGTGAGGATCAGCAGCAATTCCGGCAGCCACAAGGACAGCCGATATGGAACGCACAAGACGGGCAGCAGCATAATCAGCAACAACAGGCTGATCCATACCAAGGGATGCAGAGCGAGGCCCAGCAGCAATTCCGGCAGCCACACGGGCAGCCGATGTGGAACACGCAAGAGCAATCAATGGAAGGGCAATCCTACGTCCAGCAGCCAGGCTCCAGCCACTCTGCCTCTCATATGAGGCCGCCGTCGAAGCCAAGCTCATCCCGGGATTGGGAATATACGCTTTCACGGGTATGGCTGCCGCGCGTATTCATCGTCGTATTATTGTTTGGCGTATTGTGGTTGTTCATGGCGGCCGTAAATGCCGGATATCTAAACGAACCAGTTCGCTGCTTGTTAGGGGTTGTATTGGCCGCAGCAATGTACTGGTTTGGAGACAAGCAAGTTCGCGCGCAGCGAGAGGCTCTGGGGCAGGTCGTTCTGGGCGGAGCAAACGCGGTGCTGGTGTTAACTCTTTTTGCCGCACATATGCTCTATGACTTATTACCGCTTGGCATTGCTTTTGTTCTGTATATCATGTCCATCGCCTTCGGCGTATTTATAGCGGTTCATCATCGTTCCCAAACGTTGATTATCATTGCTATGTTATCAGGCTACCTGATCCCGTTCCTCGCTAAATCCCCGGCTGACCCGTGGATATTCATATTGTACGAGGCCGTCTTTTCAATTGCTATGATCCTGGTGTCCGCCCGCTTCAACTTTCGTGGGGCCTATATCGTTGCCATTGCGGTTCTGCATGTACCGCTCTTGATTTTGTATGTGCAAGGGTATTATCTCAAGAACAATTGGCTCTACCTGGCAACCGTACTATTACAGCATCTGGTGTTATTTGGCATTACCGTAACTCGACAGTATCGCCATAAGCTGGATCAGATGATCCTGCTCCCAATCGGTTTTTTCCTGCTTTCTCTTTGGTTGATCGAGCTTTACGGCTCTGATAGTAGCTATACGTTTACAATCGTTATTGCTCTATTATCTATTCTATATAGCATTGCAACCGTCATCAGTTACAAACAAAAACAATTGAGCGAACTATTCGCCTCTATCGCTACCTATGGCTGGGTAGTATTTATAGTCGACAGCGTAAGCAATGATTATAGGATCAGCGTACTGCTCGTGTTAGGCTTGTTGTCGTTCATCCTCGGCATCAAGCTAAGAAGCTTAATACAACAAATTGTCGGCATTACCTTATATTTGTTCAGTGCTTTTCTAACTTTATTCAGCTTAATCCCTGCGTTTTTTTCCACAGAGACACTGGCCTGGATCTTACTGTTAATCAGCTTTCCGATTCCTTATTTTATTGCAAAAAAACAGCAAGAACCCAAGTGGGTGCTTTCTCTCTGGGACGTCTTTAACTGGGCTGAAGCCGTGCTCGGCCTCATTTTCCTGACGCAAATCGCCCATGTCATAACCAAATCATTAAGCAGTGATATTTATCATCTGAGCTTATCTGGAGCATGGATCCTGTACGCAGCCGGTTTAATCCTATTCGGACTCGTCACGAACAGATCTCGCGTTAGACTCGCAGGAGTTATCTTCCTATTCGTCATCCTGCTGAAAGTTATTATTATTGACCTGCCTTGGGTGTCTATTGGCGTACGGGCCATCTTGTTCATCTCTCTAGGCTTGGCAGGCATATTTACTTCAAGAATACTCTATCAGAAAAAACAAGTCGAAGATCAGCCGATGCCCCCGGATGCCTAACCCTATAGGCGAACCCAATAACATCTGTGGCCGCGGAGCATCATCAGCTTGTTGATAACTAGGAACCGTCTTACCGACGGTTTCTTTTTTTCGTTAGACCTGCCCCCGCAGGTAACTTTCTTATTAGATTATGATATAATCACGGCACAATGAAAATATGCGTAACTTGGGAGGCTGTACATGCTCACGTTCCAACAAAAACTTCATGTCTTTGAATCGTTCCCTCAGCTCGAGCGCAGGGATGTATCACTTGGACGCGTTAATTTCCACTATGAGGACAGCATTCATGACAAAAAAACGGTCGGTTATCATTTGCATCCAAATGGCAATGGTTTTGTTTATGTCGGGCTAATGGATCGCTCTGACGTGAACGCGAAAGGCTATGTTAATATTCGCAATTTTTCTGAAGCCCGGCTTCGCGAAATCATTCAGCAGTCCATGGACTCCTTATCGTCTCCCAACACGATCTTGGCGGCCCCCTCTGTATCAGCGCTTAGCAACGCCGAAACCGTCCGCAGAGAGTCGCCCGCCTCAGCATCTACAGTCACTGTAACGCCCAGCAAGACTGGTGAAGAGCTCTGGCATGACTCGAATGGTGATTCTCTGCTGTTGAAGCTGGAAGAAGAGGACTTATGGTACATATATGCTGGCTCCAGTATTGAAATGGTTTTTGAAACTCGTGAGGAGGCGGAGGATTATTTGCGTGAAGAAGGCTTTGTCCCTTAATCCGGATGTCTTCCTCGCCAGACTACATGATTGATTTTCCACAATTATAAAAAAACTCAAACACAGTCCTGATCTTACTGTATCGGTACTGTGTTTTTTGTGCTAAATAATTATTTGTCAATAATAATATAAATAATGTTTGATTTCTGACACATAATGTTCGATAATATGTAATATATAAGACACAATTTGTTCACAAGTCATGATTTCAGCAAAGATAAGGAGCTGATACACATGGAAAAACCAAAAACAGAGTATAAAAATGAAAGTAACGTCTTTGCTTGTTTTATCGCGTTAGGTACATTTTACACTCTTTTCTATACTACATTTACGATCCTTGCCATTCACGGGTAATCAGTCAATGCGGCGCTCCCTTCTTAAGGAGAGGCGCCATTTTTTTTTGCATCATTACTTGCCTACACTAAACACTCTCAATTCCTTTCTAAATTCGCCACACGTCTACCTAGGTTAGCACAAAAAAGACGCCGAACCCTGAGGTTCAGCGTTGGCAGTTATCTCACTTTAGCAACAATTAGCTTTGAACGGCTTTATCGATTACTTCCTGTGGAACTTTGATTTCTTGCATTTCATTCTGCTTGGAAATTATGCTCTTCATGACCATTGTCATCGCTATGGATTGACCTTCTACTTCCATGTCCATTTCCATGTGCACTTCGGCTTTCGATGGAAGATATGTTTCTTTATTAATCGCGTTGCTGATCTTGAGGTTCTTGATATTCATCATTTCCATCATAGCAGCCATTTCTTCTGCGCCGCCCACGGATTGACTCATCAAGTTTTTCGCCAGTTCTTTAAGGCCTTCTCCTGACAGGTCAGCAGACAATATGTACTCATCGCCATCTTCTAGTTTTAAATTGCTCCAATTGAGCTTCTGGATTTGCAGCTGCCTCCATTTGAGCAACCATA comes from the Paenibacillus lentus genome and includes:
- a CDS encoding DUF6612 family protein, with amino-acid sequence MLKWRQLQIQKLNWSNLKLEDGDEYILSADLSGEGLKELAKNLMSQSVGGAEEMAAMMEMMNIKNLKISNAINKETYLPSKAEVHMEMDMEVEGQSIAMTMVMKSIISKQNEMQEIKVPQEVIDKAVQS
- a CDS encoding Rho termination factor N-terminal domain-containing protein; protein product: MEDYNEMLEQMNIQHAIIGDVTTSLHDILQDLTKVRLSSLASACNLPGRSKMKKQELIEALTAHMTDVEHLQSALLITSSLEWQLFESLLRQPVLQNNFISIGHYWYLMNRGLVFTYFSEGQLYIVMPDEIKEAYFKLDHEKYHHQRAGVELVHEYILATTHLYGAIEPEKFIEIYNAQNSEQLDQKRFLRMFADLTSREQAYTLESGYIVDGYLTLEESQEELKALLLQIKDKPLFIPKREELLKYADEDYFEMTPQLTKLRAYVMKEISRDAEMVDHLIDDIQLACTMQATSGDLIREFERRELTFQSMEQADIVVALMNDVYNHTRQWIHRGHTPFEMSQIAGNVELRAAHRQLSPLNKSQVSVTKIGRNEPCPCGSGFKYKRCCGK
- a CDS encoding DUF2339 domain-containing protein, translating into MDRDKKIIELEEELRKLTQKLHELKSDNELSTKSSDPESESSEMRKAQHSAQARMQDVQQQGQPQGQASDPPNLISQDGQHNQQQQANPYQGIHSEDQQQFRQPQGQPIWNAQDGQQHNQQQQADPYQGMQSEAQQQFRQPHGQPMWNTQEQSMEGQSYVQQPGSSHSASHMRPPSKPSSSRDWEYTLSRVWLPRVFIVVLLFGVLWLFMAAVNAGYLNEPVRCLLGVVLAAAMYWFGDKQVRAQREALGQVVLGGANAVLVLTLFAAHMLYDLLPLGIAFVLYIMSIAFGVFIAVHHRSQTLIIIAMLSGYLIPFLAKSPADPWIFILYEAVFSIAMILVSARFNFRGAYIVAIAVLHVPLLILYVQGYYLKNNWLYLATVLLQHLVLFGITVTRQYRHKLDQMILLPIGFFLLSLWLIELYGSDSSYTFTIVIALLSILYSIATVISYKQKQLSELFASIATYGWVVFIVDSVSNDYRISVLLVLGLLSFILGIKLRSLIQQIVGITLYLFSAFLTLFSLIPAFFSTETLAWILLLISFPIPYFIAKKQQEPKWVLSLWDVFNWAEAVLGLIFLTQIAHVITKSLSSDIYHLSLSGAWILYAAGLILFGLVTNRSRVRLAGVIFLFVILLKVIIIDLPWVSIGVRAILFISLGLAGIFTSRILYQKKQVEDQPMPPDA